The following nucleotide sequence is from Thunnus albacares chromosome 15, fThuAlb1.1, whole genome shotgun sequence.
ttgttttgttttgttttttgtttttttttacatgcaatTGACCTGTCACGTCCCTGTCAGTCAATGTTGTTCAGGATTTTGACCACTCTTCCTCTTTGCAGATGCAGATTTCCTGTGTTTGGCATGTGTTCTAATGATTCATGAATTGGTTCCTGCTACCACATGATGCATTTGCAATTTTGTAACTAGAACAGCAAAAATTAGGCAGTGACTATCACATCTCTTTGTACAGTTAAAGTGAGGCAAATTATATCAGATATCTGTTATCATCACAATTTCAGTAGTAGTGGTTTTGGGAATAAAACAACCAGACGGTCACTGCCTTAAGAAGAAAAGTCTCAAATATTCTGataacatttcaaaacaagaaaaagtcatTTACCAAAAAAAGTGTCATCGCAACTAGATTCTTGCAATTACTGACAGAAAGTCACTTAATGGGACATTTACCAAAACATACTAATTTTGTGGAGTAGTCAGTGGCTTTAATTTATAGATAGGAAGTATACATTTTTGAAGTTGTAGTGCTGACTTTTTTTGATAGGACAATGTAAATTAACCCCATTTTGTGCTTTCATGTATTATCATTTATGTATGAGTCTCGTAGCTAAGAGTCTATTTTTCTCAACGATAAATACCTGACTGTGTTTACAGACTCTTCTGCCCATGTGGATTTAAAAAATTAGTCTGTCTGCTGATAGAATCtatctacagtgtgtgtgtgtgtgtgtgtgtgtgtgtgtgcgtatacatatataataatatgcactttgaaaaatggtttaaaatgttttttattgtgcagcAGATGGTGGAGTTAAGTGTGTGGTTAAACACCCTCTCGGGTTCTGAAATGTCACTTGGATTTGTCTTCCAGAAAAATAGACACTATGCTCTTTTCCATAATAACCACATGACTGTAAACAATGACATAAGTTTAACTTTTCCAATTCAGCTTTTATGTGAAAATTGTAAGTTAGTTTTTTAGCCCAGTCAATTGGTTTTGGAAACACGTAAAGTTGGCCTATAGTGCAGAAAATTAGCAGTGCCTATTCAAGGCTCAATAAATATACTCTTCCCTTCACAATGCCCTCtgtatagataaataaaaaatatgtgcTTTATTTTTCATGGTCAACAATTACACAATGCCAAataccttttttcttttttttaaccatcttTTTAACCATCTACATCTTTGTTCCAAAAAAGCTGTTTGATCATAGTGGCTGCTGGAGAATGTATTGAGCTGTGCCCTATAAAAGCTGCTTCTTTACCTCATGCCATATCCTCAAACTATGCCCCCTTTGTAGAGGGTTAAGGTTGGAGTGGGTTTGTTTTGATGCACATGGTCTGCATGCAACAGCTAGACTAAACTGAGCAACTAgtgatgtatttaaaagtagTGGCATTACCTCTGAAGTGctttttaataattgatttgaAGGCCTGTTTTGCTTTACATTAATATATTCCTTTGTTCATTTTTGCAGGTATATTTGAGCTCTGAGCTTCACAATGTGTTCGATTCCTGGGCTTCCAACACCAGGATCAGATGTACCTGTTCTCATCACGAGGGTAAACCTAAACCCCAATTGTGGTCTTGTAGAACTATGGGTTAACATGGATGATGGAAGGAAGCATGtttatgagaaaatgagagaggaaaTTCAGATTCCTAAGAGGAAGTTTTGTGGATCAGAAGGAAAACCAGGGGACCTTTGTCTAGTCTGCATCAGTGACACCTGGCATAGAGCTCGAATTGTATCAATTCAAAGTGAAACCTCCAATGTTTTTCTAATTGACCAGGGACAGCCCCATATTGCCACAAGTGAAGCTTTAGCAAGGGGCCAGAGTGACAgttttctccttcctcctgaAATTGAATCATGCATACTCGCAAATGTCATCTCCCTTGAGAATAACTGGCCTGAAAGAGCCACAAAGTTTTTGAAGTCTCTGCCTGGCAAGAAGTTTAAGGGGCTGGTTCAACATGTGCTGATGCCAGACAGGACAATTCTCCTTGATATACCAGTTATTTCCAAGCACATGTGTAAACTTGGAGTTGCAAAGAAGATCCCAGTGGGCGAGTTTAAATGCCTTGTACTTAAATGTCTACATTTACCTAAAGGAGATGCTTCTGAGGCCTACCGTATAACACAGGAACAGAATCTGAATGTTAGTTGCCAACTTGAGAAACATGACCAATACTTTTACCCAGAACTCTTAACTGACACATTTGAAACTGTTAATGTGACAGAGGTAATTgatccacagaacattttttgcAAACTTCTGATTTTTTCCAAGGCAGTTAAAATATTATCAGAACAGGTCCACCAACACTATGAAGAAACTTCAGATTTTGGAGAGGCACAACCACAGACCAGCGGGGATCCATGTGCTGCTAAAGGAGTAAACGGCAGATGGCATCGCTCGTTACTAAAGCAGAACATTGTGACTAGCGATGGTGTTGTAGAAGTCTTGCATGTGGATGaaggaaaaactgaatttgTCCCAGTTGGAGACATCAGACCACTGCATGGAAAATTCCTGAGAATGCCAGTGGTCACATATCTCTGTTCTCTAGATGGAGTAAACGATAACGGCACAAGATGGACTACAAACCAGACTGAGTACCTGAAATCACTACTGCTGAATGAGACGGTTGTGGCTGGGTTTAACCACCACAAAATACCTCATGATGTCTATTATGTCACTCTCTATACAGCTAATGCTGCATGCATAAACAATTGCTTTTTAGAGAAGGCAGGATTTTTTCCACCTTGTAAGACTGAACAAGATTCAAATGTCCAGAACGACCCCATTGCATCATCATTTCTCAGTTCACTTGGGGATGAACAGTGTGTGGATTCCCAGGACAAAGTCAGCTTAAATGTTGATGCTTTAGAGGAAACCTTGCCATGTACCAAGAACCCACCAGTTAATCGCAGGGCAGATGAGATACAGACTTCTGGCCCCAATGTTCATCCTATCAAATGTATCTCTGAACATCCAGACCCTCTAATACACAACAATGGGCATCTTTCAACATGTTGCTCCTCTGAGGTGCAAGATACTCATcatgacgatgtgtttactgtagGAAATTCTGTCAATGTAAAAGTATCTTGCATTGAAAGTCTACAAAAGTTCCGGTGTCAAGCAACTGAAAATGATGACTCTCTTAGTCTCCTTATGGAAGACCTGCAAACCCATTATGCCTCTGCCCACCCTCAGCCACTTGTTGAGTCCATCTTTGTCACCCATAATCCAGAAAACGGCATGTGGTATAGAGCAAAGATCATTGCAAGTCACCACTCCCCAGTAGTAGATGTGAAATTTATAGATTATGGTCAAACTCAAAAGGTCCCTCTGCGAGATGTGTTCCCTATTGACCCAGCTTTCTTAGGCGGAGTCGATGGGGCTTTTCAGTGTTGCCTATTCAATCTGAAGAATCCCACTAATTCCAATGCTGTCACTTGGACTGATGCTGCGCTAGAGTTTCAGAAGTTTGTGGATTCAGGTGCCTCTTCAAACATTGGATTGAAAAGTATTGTAAAGGCTAGAACATCTGATGAAGAAAGCCTGTCGGTTAATGTTGTAGATATTGAAACATCTTCTCAGAGTGCTTGCAAACAGCTGGCTCAGAAATGTGCACAGGCTGACAGTAAAGTCCTTCCTCTGGTCCCATCAGATGCATATAATTACTCCACACACAATATTGAGGTGGgtggaaaagaaaaagtgtgGGTTACCTCTTCAGAGAATGTAAATCACTTCTACTGCCAGCTAGACAGGAACTCTCATTTGTTTGACAAAGTGATGGAAAATGTTAAGCAACTAATTTGCCAGCCACAGTGCACAGATCGCCTAATTGAACTCAACAGTGTTTGCTTTGCTAGGTACACTGATAATCAGTGGTACAGAGGTCAAGTGGTAGAAATGTCACCAAAACTTAAAGTGCATTTTGTGGACTATGGGGATACCCTTGCAGTGAATGAATCTGATATTTGCGCCTTCCCCTCTGATGCAAGTATTGCCATGTCTGTTCCTGTGCAGGCTGTTCCACTTGGACTGTTTGATGTCCCAGCCGAAGTACCACAGGAAATCAACCAGTGGTTTGCAGATAATGCCATTGGCCATAATTTTACCATTTCAGTAGTGGCAAAAGGGGCAAGAGGGAAGCTAATCGTTGAACTTTTTGATGGTTCCTTGAATGTAAATGGGAAGGTCAGAGAGAGCATAGcaaagataaaacaacaaaagatgAATGGCCTAGTTCAGCAGACTGACCAGCAGAGTCCTAACAGCTCAAAACAGGCTAGTGTATCAGATGTTGACTGTTTAACTGAAGAGTTCATGAATATGTCACCATTAAGGgagatgacagaaaaaagtAAAGGCCACAACAGCAATGGAATTTGTGCCAGAGATGAGCCAAAGATTCATTCACATTCCACAACTCTTGTCTCCGTACCAGAGGTTGAACATGAAAAGACTTTGGATGAAGGAAGAAAATCAACTTTGGATGTAATTCTTAAGGACAAAGAAACAGTGGTGGCAGAGACGTTCATACAAGGTGGCAACACTGACTCAGAAATGACACATCTTTCCCTTCCTTTGTACCCTAAGGGAATTGAGAACATATACATGTACAAGAGGCCAAATGTttcacaaaacaagacagaggaGGTATACGCTTCTTGCATTGTTGGACCCAATTACTTCTGGTGTCAGCGTGCCAACACTGAGAACCTGGACATAGTGTCAAGACTTGCTCAGGAGGTAGGACAGGCACAACAGGGCACAATGTTCCCCAAGACTTTGGATCCTGGTTGTCCATGCCTTGCTCTCTTTTCCAGCGACAACCAGTGGTATCGAGCTCAAGTCATTAGCAGAAATGACGATAAATTCAAGGTTGTGTTTGTTGACTATGGAAATGAGTCTGAAGTTGATATTAAGGATGTGAGAACATTGCCTCAGAGTCTGCTGGAGCAGGCTCCTCAGGCTTTTTTGTGCTCTTTGAATGGATTTGATGAGTCCAAGGGCTACTGGGATGACAAAGTTTATGATGACTTCTACAATTTCCTGGTTGATAAGCCACTCAGAGTGACAGTGTTTAATATGGAGGACCAATCAGAGATTGGAGTTCCTCAATATGCAGTGAAAACTGAGTGGGAAGATGTGGTTGTGAATAGCGTGATGCAGAAATACTGGAAACCATTTTCCACAGAACATGGTAAGAATGAAATTGTTCAAACAGCCACCTTCCTCCAAGGTATTCAAACTGAGTCCAACATGACACGCcttaaagaaaatgtgaatactTATGTGTACAAGAAgccaaacatttccaaaaacaaaacagaggatgTATACGCTTCATGTATTGTGGAACCCCATTTCTTCTGGTGTCAGTACGCCAACACAGAGAATCTCAGCAAAGTGGCAAGGCTTGCGCAGGAGGCAGGACAGGCAGAGCAGGACATGATGTTCTCAGAGACTCTTGGTCCTGGCAGTCCATGCCTTGCTCTGTTTTCCAGTGACAACCAGTGGTATCGAGCTCAAGTCATTCGCAGAA
It contains:
- the LOC122997901 gene encoding tudor domain-containing 6 — translated: MCSIPGLPTPGSDVPVLITRVNLNPNCGLVELWVNMDDGRKHVYEKMREEIQIPKRKFCGSEGKPGDLCLVCISDTWHRARIVSIQSETSNVFLIDQGQPHIATSEALARGQSDSFLLPPEIESCILANVISLENNWPERATKFLKSLPGKKFKGLVQHVLMPDRTILLDIPVISKHMCKLGVAKKIPVGEFKCLVLKCLHLPKGDASEAYRITQEQNLNVSCQLEKHDQYFYPELLTDTFETVNVTEVIDPQNIFCKLLIFSKAVKILSEQVHQHYEETSDFGEAQPQTSGDPCAAKGVNGRWHRSLLKQNIVTSDGVVEVLHVDEGKTEFVPVGDIRPLHGKFLRMPVVTYLCSLDGVNDNGTRWTTNQTEYLKSLLLNETVVAGFNHHKIPHDVYYVTLYTANAACINNCFLEKAGFFPPCKTEQDSNVQNDPIASSFLSSLGDEQCVDSQDKVSLNVDALEETLPCTKNPPVNRRADEIQTSGPNVHPIKCISEHPDPLIHNNGHLSTCCSSEVQDTHHDDVFTVGNSVNVKVSCIESLQKFRCQATENDDSLSLLMEDLQTHYASAHPQPLVESIFVTHNPENGMWYRAKIIASHHSPVVDVKFIDYGQTQKVPLRDVFPIDPAFLGGVDGAFQCCLFNLKNPTNSNAVTWTDAALEFQKFVDSGASSNIGLKSIVKARTSDEESLSVNVVDIETSSQSACKQLAQKCAQADSKVLPLVPSDAYNYSTHNIEVGGKEKVWVTSSENVNHFYCQLDRNSHLFDKVMENVKQLICQPQCTDRLIELNSVCFARYTDNQWYRGQVVEMSPKLKVHFVDYGDTLAVNESDICAFPSDASIAMSVPVQAVPLGLFDVPAEVPQEINQWFADNAIGHNFTISVVAKGARGKLIVELFDGSLNVNGKVRESIAKIKQQKMNGLVQQTDQQSPNSSKQASVSDVDCLTEEFMNMSPLREMTEKSKGHNSNGICARDEPKIHSHSTTLVSVPEVEHEKTLDEGRKSTLDVILKDKETVVAETFIQGGNTDSEMTHLSLPLYPKGIENIYMYKRPNVSQNKTEEVYASCIVGPNYFWCQRANTENLDIVSRLAQEVGQAQQGTMFPKTLDPGCPCLALFSSDNQWYRAQVISRNDDKFKVVFVDYGNESEVDIKDVRTLPQSLLEQAPQAFLCSLNGFDESKGYWDDKVYDDFYNFLVDKPLRVTVFNMEDQSEIGVPQYAVKTEWEDVVVNSVMQKYWKPFSTEHGKNEIVQTATFLQGIQTESNMTRLKENVNTYVYKKPNISKNKTEDVYASCIVEPHFFWCQYANTENLSKVARLAQEAGQAEQDMMFSETLGPGSPCLALFSSDNQWYRAQVIRRNDDKFKVVFIDYGNESDVDIKNVRSVPQSLLEQAPQAFLCSLNGFEESKGSWDDKVYDYFYNLLVDKPLKVSVFNMEDHSEIAVPQYAVEIECEGVIVNAAMQVCWKPVATEHVRTESPETETFLQDGRVESNMKRINVSKENVNTCIYKKPNISKNKTEEVYASCIVEPCFFWCQYANTEDLGKVARLAQEAGQAEQDMMFPETLCPGSPCLALFSSDNQWYRAQVIRRNEDKVKVVFIDYGNESDVHIKNVRSVPQSLLEQAPQAFLCSLNGFEESKGSWDDKVYDYFYSLLVDKPLKVSVFNMEDHSEIAVPQYAVEIECEGVIVNTAMQVYQKPVTKECVMTESPETETFLQDDQTESNMTHNVSKVNVNTCMYKKPNISKNKMEMVYASCIVEPHFFWCQYANTEDLGKVARLVQEAGQAEQDMMFPETLGPGSPCLALFSSDNQWYRAQVIRRNDDKFNVVFIDYGNESDVDIKNVRLVPQSLLEQAPQAFLCSLNGFEESKGSWDDKVYDDFYHLLVDKPLKVSVFNMEDHSEIAVPQYAVEIECEGVVVSTVMEKYWKGFATDYALAESLDTVDQDEIRTMDESVGV